Proteins found in one bacterium genomic segment:
- a CDS encoding glycosyltransferase family 9 protein, protein MELKSIKKILVINLGGIGDVLLSLPALKALRKFYPQAEIYGLFNYRSCDLVKGLPYFNKIVIFDIEYGGLIFFKNIFTSFKILLILRREHFDLAINMRTIVSEKSAEKMKFIFNIINPKIKAGRDTDGKGCFFDIKIPETLIGKKYEMEYDIETIKALGTDVSDKNIDFQIVEETANKINELLKKEGIFAEDVLIGIHPGGMPTRRWPVENFSKAAIEINNIFKCKFIITGGKDDLYLADELKKMAGLKMIDMTGRLDIKELGALIKRCNVYISNDTGPMHMAAVLKTPLIAIFGPGDLTRFDPRNISGKAIVLYTKKECSPCEKTTCDSMECLKEISAGEVVSAAKLLLHSDLLN, encoded by the coding sequence ATGGAGCTAAAAAGTATAAAAAAGATTCTTGTAATTAACCTTGGGGGCATTGGTGATGTGCTTTTATCGCTTCCGGCTTTAAAGGCGTTAAGAAAATTTTATCCCCAGGCGGAAATTTACGGCCTTTTTAATTATAGAAGTTGCGATTTGGTAAAAGGCCTGCCGTATTTTAATAAAATTGTAATTTTTGATATCGAATACGGGGGATTGATATTCTTTAAAAATATTTTTACCAGCTTTAAAATATTGCTGATATTGCGCAGGGAACATTTTGATTTGGCAATAAATATGCGCACGATTGTTTCTGAAAAAAGCGCTGAAAAAATGAAGTTTATATTTAATATAATTAATCCCAAAATTAAAGCAGGCAGGGATACAGATGGAAAAGGCTGTTTTTTTGACATAAAAATCCCGGAAACACTTATTGGCAAAAAATATGAAATGGAATACGATATTGAAACAATAAAAGCTCTCGGGACAGATGTTTCTGATAAAAATATAGACTTTCAGATAGTGGAGGAAACAGCAAATAAAATCAATGAATTGCTAAAAAAAGAAGGGATATTTGCGGAAGATGTGCTTATTGGCATTCACCCCGGAGGTATGCCGACGCGGCGGTGGCCTGTGGAGAATTTTTCTAAAGCAGCAATAGAAATCAATAATATATTTAAATGTAAATTTATAATTACGGGCGGCAAGGATGATTTATATCTGGCTGATGAATTAAAAAAAATGGCCGGCCTTAAAATGATTGATATGACCGGCCGGCTTGACATAAAAGAACTGGGCGCCCTGATTAAACGATGTAATGTATATATTTCCAACGATACAGGACCGATGCACATGGCGGCAGTTTTGAAAACACCGTTAATAGCAATATTCGGACCGGGGGATTTGACCCGGTTTGATCCCCGGAATATTTCCGGGAAGGCAATTGTTTTATACACAAAAAAAGAATGTTCGCCATGTGAAAAAACAACTTGTGATTCGATGGAATGCTTAAAGGAAATTTCGGCGGGAGAAGTTGTTTCTGCGGCAAAATTATTGCTGCATAGTGATCTGTTAAATTAA